From Cellulosimicrobium cellulans, the proteins below share one genomic window:
- a CDS encoding ATP-binding protein, with protein sequence MEGLFSAVELHDPAADLDARAGFRLERLEVLNWGTFDQRVWAFDLDGRNALLTGDIGSGKSTIVDAVTTLLVPSHRISYNKAAGAGARERSLRSYVAGHYKSERDEATGTTRHVGLRERGTYSVVLGRFSNRGFDQEVTLAQVFWLAPGQSGQPDRFFVTADRPLTITADFAGFGGDVAALRRRLRESGAQVRDHFPEYGRDFRRLLGIPSEQAMDLFHQTVSMKSVGDLGEFVREHMLEPFDADRWTDRLVAHFDDLTSAHDAVVRATAQIERLAPLLADCDAHDALGERSAALVARRDALRAFTASRRVADLDGLIGALDERVADGESRRQRVGDELGLLAAERQRLELERAGHGGDRLAAIEGEVARREVERAARERRVAQLAGYAAAAGLTLGGPDGAEPGVSPQGEGVVGSEPGFGGGAAAVAAALVDAEAFAALRRAADDAAVRVRDDLARAEERVSEVAAELRAVEQETADVKAELASLADRRSNLPRTHLEVRDRLCAGVGVTPGDLPFVGELLAVRPEHADWEGAAERVLRGFALSLLVPAAHYDAVSAWVDREHLGLRLVYHRVPARVPAARPAPRDDVPLLADLLDVRRLDDAPSLTAWVEAELERRADHACAPDLDAFRRLPRAITRAGQVKHSPDHHEKNDTRAVDDRRGYVLGWSTQAKIDALLEQAAEVTARRDVVARRREAAAAERSDLQARSAALGRLDVYRDWDELDRGAETARIAELAEEKRRLEQASDELGRIATLLDDNARRHDELEAERDRVVATLGADRHALDEARSARERARAVLDGAGEVLDEETTAALAAEFDRELATVGPPDGVDRDGSDRDGATGPTRAADLDAVENAVRSRLTAEAEQAQRERADLGTRVAGQMASFRSTYPVETAELDADVRSADGYREIHDRLVRDDLPRFEADFKAYLNTNAIRDIAGFAAELAKQADVIRDRIDTINDSLRAIDYNPGRYIRLEMSRTPNLEVREFQQDLRACTDGDGILAEDDRALAEGDGSVAGDADALSYSEDRFLRVKALVERFRGREGMTDLDEAWRRRVTDVRNWFVLSASERSRADDSEHEHYSDSGGKSGGQKEKLAYTVLAASLAYQFKLDWGAVRSTAFRFVVIDEAFGRGSDESTRFALELFRRLGLQLLIVTPLQKIHVIEPYISAVGFVDNPSGRSSRLRTLSIAAYRDGRTAGEVPPSGTDLTAAPEPAPAAR encoded by the coding sequence GCTCGTGCCGTCGCACCGGATCTCCTACAACAAGGCAGCCGGGGCGGGCGCGCGCGAGCGGTCGCTGCGCTCGTACGTCGCGGGGCACTACAAGTCCGAGCGCGACGAGGCCACGGGCACGACGCGCCACGTCGGCCTGCGCGAGCGCGGCACGTACTCGGTGGTGCTGGGCCGGTTCTCCAACCGCGGGTTCGACCAGGAGGTCACGCTCGCCCAGGTGTTCTGGCTCGCGCCGGGGCAGTCGGGCCAGCCGGACCGGTTCTTCGTCACGGCCGACCGCCCGCTGACGATCACGGCGGACTTCGCCGGGTTCGGCGGCGACGTGGCGGCGCTGCGGCGTCGGCTGCGCGAGTCCGGCGCCCAGGTGCGCGACCACTTCCCCGAGTACGGGCGCGACTTCCGTCGCCTGCTCGGCATCCCGTCGGAGCAGGCGATGGACCTGTTCCACCAGACCGTGTCCATGAAGTCGGTCGGCGACCTCGGCGAGTTCGTGCGGGAGCACATGCTCGAGCCGTTCGACGCGGACCGGTGGACCGACCGGCTCGTCGCGCACTTCGACGACCTCACGAGCGCGCACGACGCCGTCGTGCGGGCCACCGCGCAGATCGAGCGTCTCGCGCCGCTGCTCGCGGACTGCGACGCGCACGACGCGCTGGGGGAGCGGTCCGCGGCGCTCGTGGCGCGGCGCGACGCCCTGCGCGCGTTCACGGCGTCGCGCCGCGTGGCCGACCTCGACGGGCTGATCGGCGCGCTCGACGAGCGCGTCGCGGACGGCGAGTCCCGCCGCCAGCGGGTCGGTGACGAGCTGGGGCTCCTCGCGGCCGAGCGGCAGCGGCTCGAGCTCGAGCGCGCGGGCCACGGCGGCGACCGGCTCGCCGCGATCGAGGGCGAGGTGGCGCGCCGCGAGGTCGAGCGCGCCGCGCGCGAGCGCCGCGTCGCCCAGCTCGCGGGCTATGCCGCGGCGGCGGGCCTCACGCTCGGCGGCCCGGACGGTGCCGAACCCGGGGTCTCCCCCCAGGGTGAGGGCGTCGTGGGGAGCGAGCCAGGGTTCGGCGGCGGGGCGGCGGCAGTGGCCGCCGCGCTCGTCGACGCCGAGGCGTTCGCCGCGCTGCGGCGCGCGGCCGACGACGCCGCGGTGCGCGTGCGCGACGACCTCGCCCGGGCGGAGGAGCGGGTGAGCGAGGTCGCCGCGGAGCTGCGCGCCGTCGAGCAGGAGACCGCCGACGTCAAGGCCGAGCTCGCGAGCCTCGCCGACCGGCGCTCCAACCTGCCGCGCACCCACCTGGAGGTCCGCGACCGGCTGTGCGCCGGCGTCGGGGTGACCCCGGGCGACCTGCCGTTCGTGGGCGAGCTGCTCGCGGTGCGCCCCGAGCACGCCGACTGGGAGGGCGCGGCCGAGCGCGTCCTGCGCGGCTTCGCGCTCTCCCTCCTCGTGCCCGCGGCGCACTACGACGCCGTGTCCGCGTGGGTCGACCGCGAGCACCTGGGCCTGCGTCTCGTGTACCACCGGGTGCCCGCGCGCGTCCCGGCCGCCCGCCCCGCGCCGCGCGACGACGTCCCGCTGCTCGCCGACCTGCTCGACGTGCGCCGCCTCGACGACGCGCCGTCGCTCACCGCGTGGGTCGAGGCCGAGCTGGAGCGGCGCGCCGACCACGCGTGCGCGCCCGACCTCGACGCGTTCCGTCGGCTGCCCCGCGCGATCACGCGCGCCGGCCAGGTCAAGCACTCGCCGGACCACCACGAGAAGAACGACACGCGCGCCGTCGACGACCGCCGCGGCTACGTCCTCGGGTGGTCCACGCAGGCCAAGATCGACGCCCTGCTGGAGCAGGCGGCCGAGGTGACCGCCCGGCGCGACGTCGTCGCGCGCCGTCGGGAGGCCGCCGCAGCCGAGCGGTCCGACCTCCAGGCCCGCTCCGCCGCGCTCGGGCGGCTGGACGTCTACCGCGACTGGGACGAGCTCGACCGGGGCGCCGAGACGGCGCGCATCGCCGAGCTCGCCGAGGAGAAGCGACGGCTCGAGCAGGCGAGCGACGAGCTCGGCCGGATCGCGACGCTGCTCGACGACAACGCGCGCCGCCACGACGAGCTCGAGGCCGAGCGCGACCGCGTCGTCGCGACGCTCGGCGCCGACCGGCACGCGCTCGACGAGGCGCGCTCCGCGCGCGAGCGGGCGCGGGCGGTGCTCGACGGCGCGGGCGAGGTGCTGGACGAGGAGACGACGGCGGCGCTCGCAGCGGAGTTCGACCGCGAGCTCGCGACGGTCGGCCCGCCCGACGGCGTCGACCGGGACGGCTCCGACCGGGACGGCGCGACCGGCCCGACGCGCGCGGCCGACCTGGATGCCGTCGAGAACGCGGTGCGCTCACGGCTCACGGCCGAGGCGGAGCAGGCGCAGCGTGAGCGGGCCGACCTCGGGACCCGCGTCGCGGGCCAGATGGCGTCGTTCCGCTCGACGTACCCGGTCGAGACCGCCGAGCTCGACGCGGACGTGCGGTCGGCCGACGGCTACCGCGAGATCCACGACCGGCTCGTGCGCGACGACCTCCCGCGCTTCGAGGCCGACTTCAAGGCGTACCTCAACACCAACGCGATCCGCGACATCGCGGGCTTCGCGGCCGAGCTCGCCAAGCAGGCCGACGTCATCCGCGACCGGATCGACACGATCAACGACTCGCTCCGCGCGATCGACTACAACCCGGGCCGGTACATCCGGCTCGAGATGTCGCGCACGCCGAACCTGGAGGTGCGCGAGTTCCAGCAGGACCTGCGCGCGTGCACGGACGGCGACGGGATCCTCGCGGAGGACGACCGCGCGCTCGCCGAGGGCGACGGGTCCGTCGCGGGGGACGCCGACGCGCTGTCGTACTCGGAGGACCGGTTCCTGCGCGTCAAGGCGCTCGTCGAGCGGTTCCGCGGGCGCGAGGGCATGACCGACCTCGACGAGGCCTGGCGCCGGCGCGTGACGGACGTCCGCAACTGGTTCGTGCTCTCCGCCTCGGAGCGGTCGCGCGCCGACGACTCCGAGCACGAGCACTACTCCGACTCCGGCGGCAAGTCCGGCGGGCAGAAGGAGAAGCTCGCGTACACCGTGCTCGCGGCGTCGCTCGCCTACCAGTTCAAGCTCGACTGGGGCGCGGTGCGCTCGACGGCGTTCCGGTTCGTCGTCATCGACGAGGCGTTCGGTCGGGGGTCGGACGAGTCCACCCGGTTCGCGCTCGAGCTGTTCCGGCGCCTGGGGCTGCAGCTCCTCATCGTCACGCCGCTGCAGAAGATCCACGTCATCGAGCCGTACATCTCGGCCGTCGGGTTCGTCGACAACCCGTCGGGGCGGTCGTCCCGCCTGCGGACCCTGTCGATCGCCGCGTACCGGGACGGCCGCACGGCCGGCGAGGTGCCGCCGTCGGGCACGGACCTCACCGCTGCGCCGGAGCCTGCGCCCGCCGCGAGGTAG
- a CDS encoding TetR/AcrR family transcriptional regulator has product MTDATPARSATDAAPARTPRPRRTRPATLERREEILRAAMRVFGSKGYHQGSLAEVAEQVGITHAGVLHHFGSKDRLLTEVLEFRDRVDVEHLEGQHIPGGLDLFRHLVKTAAINAERPGIVQAYTVLTGEAVTDGHPASAWVTERFTGLRADIAGALREVIEERRAAGDTETDYELTDAALDLAASTIIGAMDGLQIQWLLDPDAVDLAESTAFAIEAILASTLAGARRPRPLG; this is encoded by the coding sequence ATGACCGACGCCACCCCCGCGCGGAGCGCCACCGACGCCGCCCCCGCACGGACGCCCCGCCCCCGCCGCACGCGCCCGGCGACGCTCGAGCGCCGCGAGGAGATCCTGCGCGCAGCCATGCGCGTGTTCGGTTCCAAGGGCTACCACCAGGGCTCGCTCGCCGAGGTCGCCGAGCAGGTCGGCATCACCCACGCCGGGGTGCTGCACCACTTCGGCTCCAAGGACCGGCTGCTGACCGAGGTGCTGGAGTTCCGGGACCGCGTCGACGTCGAGCACCTCGAGGGGCAGCACATCCCCGGCGGGCTCGACCTCTTCCGGCACCTCGTCAAGACCGCCGCGATCAACGCGGAGCGGCCCGGTATCGTCCAGGCCTACACCGTGCTCACGGGCGAGGCCGTCACCGACGGCCACCCGGCCAGCGCCTGGGTCACCGAGCGCTTCACCGGGCTGCGCGCCGACATCGCGGGCGCGCTGCGCGAGGTGATCGAGGAGCGCCGCGCCGCGGGCGACACCGAGACGGACTACGAGCTCACCGACGCCGCGCTCGACCTCGCCGCGTCCACGATCATCGGCGCGATGGACGGCCTCCAGATCCAGTGGCTCCTCGACCCCGACGCCGTGGACCTCGCCGAGTCCACCGCGTTCGCGATCGAGGCGATCCTCGCCTCGACCCTCGCCGGTGCCCGGCGACCGCGACCGCTCGGCTGA
- a CDS encoding ABC transporter substrate-binding protein, producing the protein MTTRTVARRTVRAAARRAAVVASITVPAVLVASACGLVSPAQEPTPEAVSPVLTIGMPNSVDEEDNNPFDSGSAAQKLGYANVLYEPLAQVNLVDPAQDPTPWLASAWSWDAGYTELRVTVREGVLWSDGEPLTPDDVAFTFTLRKDDPALNPDLLPYEDVRVEGRDVVVTFGSGQYVNRTKAINTFVVPEHVWADRPVETLLDDPDVDPVGTGPYVLEEFAPDGVTLVARDDYWGGPLAVPELRYVAYPDNDSLTAAYVSGEVQWGWAYIPGYETVYLAADPDHLHQFAPTGLAIDALFLNTQVPPFDDVAVRRALNGVLDRDSISNYATSGVWPALRNATGLPLPAGEPFVGAELADRVLAVDVPAAAAILEDAGYELVDGVLHDQDGAPVTFTLTNPSGWTDYMWELEAVKEAAARLGIVATVEGQDEAEWFDKIGKGDFQASMHWTDGGATPWDTYSSQMNGAHLRPLGTSADQNFGRFQDADADAAFLTYASSTDEAERAAALATIQHVYVDQVPAIPLLGRPTAAQYSTVAYTGFPSDADPYASPQPTSPAASLILTRLVPSAGE; encoded by the coding sequence GTGACCACTCGCACCGTCGCCCGCCGAACCGTCCGCGCCGCGGCGCGTCGCGCGGCCGTCGTCGCCTCCATCACCGTCCCCGCCGTGCTCGTCGCCTCCGCCTGCGGCCTCGTGAGCCCGGCCCAGGAGCCGACGCCCGAGGCGGTCTCGCCCGTGCTGACGATCGGGATGCCCAACTCGGTGGACGAGGAGGACAACAACCCCTTCGACAGCGGGTCCGCCGCGCAGAAGCTCGGGTACGCGAACGTCCTCTACGAGCCGCTCGCGCAGGTCAACCTCGTCGACCCCGCCCAGGACCCGACCCCCTGGCTCGCGAGCGCCTGGTCCTGGGACGCGGGCTACACGGAGCTGCGGGTCACGGTGCGCGAGGGCGTGCTCTGGTCCGACGGCGAACCCCTCACGCCCGACGACGTCGCCTTCACGTTCACGCTCCGCAAGGACGACCCCGCGCTCAACCCCGACCTCCTCCCGTACGAGGACGTGCGTGTCGAGGGTCGCGACGTCGTCGTGACGTTCGGGAGCGGCCAGTACGTCAACCGCACGAAGGCGATCAACACGTTCGTCGTGCCCGAGCACGTGTGGGCCGACCGTCCCGTCGAGACCCTCCTCGACGACCCGGACGTCGACCCCGTCGGCACGGGCCCGTACGTCCTGGAGGAGTTCGCGCCCGACGGCGTCACCCTCGTCGCTCGGGACGACTACTGGGGCGGGCCCCTCGCCGTCCCCGAGCTGCGGTACGTCGCGTACCCGGACAACGACTCGCTCACCGCGGCGTACGTGAGCGGCGAGGTGCAGTGGGGCTGGGCGTACATCCCCGGCTACGAGACGGTCTACCTCGCCGCCGACCCCGACCACCTCCACCAGTTCGCCCCGACCGGCCTGGCGATCGACGCGCTCTTCCTCAACACGCAGGTGCCGCCGTTCGACGACGTCGCCGTGCGGCGTGCGCTGAACGGCGTGCTCGACCGTGACAGCATCTCGAACTACGCCACCTCCGGCGTCTGGCCCGCGCTGCGCAACGCGACCGGGCTACCGCTGCCGGCCGGCGAGCCGTTCGTCGGCGCCGAGCTCGCCGACCGGGTCCTCGCGGTCGACGTTCCCGCAGCCGCCGCGATCCTCGAGGACGCGGGCTACGAGCTGGTGGACGGCGTCCTGCACGACCAGGACGGCGCTCCCGTCACGTTCACACTGACGAACCCCTCCGGGTGGACCGACTACATGTGGGAGCTCGAGGCGGTCAAGGAGGCGGCCGCGCGGCTCGGCATCGTCGCGACCGTCGAGGGGCAGGACGAGGCCGAGTGGTTCGACAAGATCGGCAAGGGCGACTTCCAGGCGTCGATGCACTGGACCGACGGCGGCGCGACGCCCTGGGACACGTACTCCAGCCAGATGAACGGTGCCCACCTGCGCCCGCTCGGCACCAGCGCCGACCAGAACTTCGGCCGGTTCCAGGACGCGGACGCGGATGCCGCGTTCCTCACCTACGCGTCCTCCACCGACGAGGCGGAGCGCGCCGCGGCGCTGGCCACGATCCAGCACGTCTACGTGGACCAGGTCCCCGCGATCCCGCTCCTCGGCCGGCCGACGGCCGCCCAGTACTCGACCGTCGCGTACACCGGGTTCCCGTCGGACGCCGACCCGTACGCGTCGCCGCAGCCGACCAGCCCGGCGGCGTCTCTCATCCTCACGCGGCTCGTGCCGAGCGCGGGGGAGTAG